The sequence AAAATATGTAAATGCATATCTACTTACTTTGTGTGTGAAGCGTGattgtgtaaaaaaaaaaaaaaacttactaaaCCGGATCTCATTCTTGACGTGCACAATTTCGGTAAGAAACTGGCCAAATTCTACCCaaaaaaatacatcaaaatcataAAAATGCAAAGCTCGAAATTATTAATCATAATATTTGGAAGTTCAAATTAAAAGTTAAGGAAGGCAAGGATTCATACATGAAACCTAACAACAGAATTAAAACGCCGTTCCCTTTTACCAGCGTAAGGGACATTCTTTCTGTTAAATAGGcatcaaaaatttaaaaacatattaGTGCACAAAattctatattatattatatgtgtATAGTTTATTATCATTCcctttttgttaaaaaaatagttattatttacccaaaaattgaaaaacttaCGCTCGAATGAAGAAGCCAGCATCAGATACGCATTTTACTCTGCTGACATTACCTAAATTAGCTCGAAAATTATCACAATTTAAAATTGCAGATAATCCTCCCGCCGAGCCACCAACAAGTAGAGCctataatttattatgtttGCAATTTCATTACAAAATTAATCTTCATAACTATAAGAAATAAATCTAAAAACAATGagaaagtagagattgatttCATTGGTGACAAATCACTAATAAATATAATCATACATTTTTTGCATTCTTCATTCCTTTCTCCAACAGCTCATTTGTTATTGCTCTAAAAATTCTTGACCCCCTAAGTTGGAGGTGAGGTCCCTGATTACAATAGTAATAAAGAATCCACATTATGatgttataaaatattaaatataaaaataacaatttgcACTAGTTaattcaacaacaacaaaacaaaaagggTAAAAGAAAGAAATATCAAATGACATATTGTAAAAAACTAATTTACCAGATGAATTACCGCCGTATCTCCAATAAAAGACGAGCCATCGCAGTAGTGAACATGTACTCGATTCCAATTAAAAAAATCTGAGATtgccataataataataataataataataataataataataataataataatgatgatgacgATTGACTATTAATCAATGCATATTATGGGTCCATTAATAACATAGTACTAGTAGTCGTTACTAACTTATAACACAGTTAAAAAAACCTAAATTCAAATGATAAGTCTAGTGGTCATATTTTAACATGTACAATAACTATCACATTAATTAAGACACATTTATGTGCACATCAATAAATAAGTAatcattttcttatatttataaattacctGGATTAATGCCACGGTTTGGACTAAGAATGCCACCAAAATTCGTAGGTTTAATATTCTTAGTGCTTCCAAGAGGACTCTTCCTTCTTTGCTGGCATGTTAAATAATTGTTACACCATCCACCACCCTATAATTATTTGACACCCCAAAATGATTTTTAAAACATTAGATCGTTGTAATTTTTTGgcttaatataaaataaatcaatttagGTTGAGAGTTGACCATTAAATAAATTATCCAATTATTAACTCCGTCTCCGAATCCAAGATCATGGTGATAGCCCGCTGGGGATCCGTCGATACAAACTGAAATAGTGAAACAAATATTTTACTAACATTAGCATTTTCATCCCGTGCAACGCACGAGCAACGGATTTatacttatatatttatacaaaattgataacaactcaattatcatatttgtaaatataataagaaaataattttaaccgaatattgaaaaaataaagaaaaatccacaataattaaaattgatattatgaaaaaggcaaaataaatatattaaaaatgaaaataatataaaaataagaaagaatagatttatttgaaaaagatgagaaatgagagatttttttttaattttaatctttaaatgaCATTTAAgtttaaaatcaaatatttacatacaATATAgtaatcaaattaaagctctgatctttttaatttaatatgcatattaaatatttcataattagtcgaatttcgtatttttagaaagaaaaaaaaagaagataaagaaaaaataaataatataatttacaaataaacattcaattttgttataactataaaattgccactcaattttgaaattgatttcaaattgaaatcttgcatttttaatatagtataaatgtTATGGAGAATAACCAAATAATAGCAATTTTTTGTTTTCCAAAAGAAATATACCCAGATAATCGTatacttggattttttttttttttttttttgaagactATAAACTTTGTGACATAAGATTAGAATAATTACCTGCCCTTTCTGGTATTGCATCTGCAACAGATGTGAAGGGGACCTCGTTAATGTTAATCCCCTCACAATTAAGTATAATTAGTTGAGCAATTAGGAGTGATGCCAACAACGAGCCTCTCGCCATAGTCGATCTGAAATGTTTTTTGTATCTTTGTAAGTTGAAAGTAGTATTTCAAAGTGAAATAAAAAGTTGTCTACAATAGAGAATAAATATGAAttgcaagaaaaaaaatatatatatatactataaaaCGACCTATAGTTTGAACCTAACCTTTGAACTCTCTTCAAAGTCTTTCAATTCTTCCCTTTTTCTGATCCTTCAAAAACAAAATCCAAAATGTACAAATGAAGCCTTTATATATGAGAAATTTTAGGAGATATTTATGTAGAATAACCGTATTCATGATGAGTGTGTATATAGTGtctaaattataaaaataattggtGATTACGACCTTTTAGTCACaattttttatagaaaaaatcAGTTTCACACGCCATGAAAAATCAGCATAGCTAACAAAAAGTTTTGTCCTTACccccaataatttaattagcgGCTAAACATGCTTTAATGATATAATTCCAAATAATGGCTCTCATAATTGGAGACTCTCTTggttttttcttaaaattgtcAAGAAGCTAATAACTCAATTATAAAGTCCTCTAAAGTAACAACtaccattttcctcaaaaagaaaaaaaaaagtaacaaCTACCACCTAAAATATAATGAAAGGTTTACTCGTGATTATAATTATCAAAATCCTAtctttattttgttcttttcttcaaaatgaaaattttcatttcaaaaGCTACTAACTGATGCAGAATATGCGGCGCAAAATATGGGAGGAATTTATTTTCAGTTAAAGTGAGTCGAGtgatatttatttgtttcatttATTTATGTTGCCTTTTAATATGCCCATATAAAAAATTTCCTTTTGCTTTCCCTTCGTTTGATTAataatgatttattttcttttttttttttgtttgtgtcATTAATAACGATATATATAGTCAAAAAATAACACTTATTTTACGTTATAAATTTTGTTTTACACCTCATCCTTATAAATGGTCCTTATTTACATTACATCCTAAAATACTTCATCCTTTATTCTAGTATTCAGATGA comes from Salvia miltiorrhiza cultivar Shanhuang (shh) chromosome 3, IMPLAD_Smil_shh, whole genome shotgun sequence and encodes:
- the LOC131014923 gene encoding pectin acetylesterase 8-like — translated: MARGSLLASLLIAQLIILNCEGININEVPFTSVADAIPERAVCIDGSPAGYHHDLGFGDGVNNWIIYLMGGGWCNNYLTCQQRRKSPLGSTKNIKPTNFGGILSPNRGINPDFFNWNRVHVHYCDGSSFIGDTAVIHLGPHLQLRGSRIFRAITNELLEKGMKNAKNALLVGGSAGGLSAILNCDNFRANLGNVSRVKCVSDAGFFIRAKNVPYAGKRERRFNSVVRFHNLASFLPKLCTSRMRSGLCLFPENLVEDIQTPLFLINSVFDRVQITRNLKPRELRDIKGWKNCTKDLSKCTHPQRKLIKDFGKAFHETLMNIGDNPSRGLFIHACYAHTYMESNEFWNSSGSPKLGNKTISHAVGDWYFDRRVVKLIDTNTDFPFNCLAYD